aagcaaattcacggtgtggattgtgttgaaacctcatgcaaaatcgtaatgcttaagtctataattcaagcaatgattgcatattggtacatatggcaattggatgacaaaacgtattgctcaatcaaatgttggaataaagtatgtacatggtatgtcataggatttgtggatccaaataaatgcttgaaaaagaaagctagcttatgaagtctaagtacagatttaagcaagcaattgggattggaactatattttagtgtaactaataagtattttagtttcataaaatgtacatgattcttatagatatataagaagtttagtgggagtacataaaaacttaattggtcctatgtgtatcacacacatatctctctattgtgaaataacattcaaattctaatgacttagatttgaaattattcatcaatgatggaccatggagaaacttagtacatactgggtattaagatctatttacaaagatcttataatattgttttggattaagtaatggcatttactaaatgaaacacgaaagactccttaggagatattcgacccatgtgaataaatctaagtaaagaatgtttgaactatgtataagcatttactaagttaaacatcaaaggatctaagtgagattcttaacctatattatatgtcaaagaatttagctggatttagtatctactgaaactagaatgagctaaagttacatgaatagaattcaattgggaataaaagaatttatcatgtatgatataatatgaggatcgctaaaaacgtatcgtatgaatttaggcatgacgaacatataccaatctctattgatctaagtgaagatcaactagattgagatcaagaatacttatggtacttgaaaaagtacataggaatagttcttgattcaaggaaataaagatatgctaaatattgatgctacactcataaacactggtaaaggatcaagcaagatccctttggagttaaccattggcaaggtagagctatagagcatcgtgttttgaaatggcaacatggattggagaccatgagttgttgcgtgggaaattaaaatattaatttctatgttctaagatacaactggaaagtattccacatatctgtgaactgcttggataagtaattccaaacaaagcatcactagcgacctataaagttgaagtaaaagtacttattgcctaagaagtaataaaacagggttgtttatgttaaagagttcttcactgaacttgggtagatcacacgtctgctggcttgatggttcttcattgaaaaatgcgtagaaccactcttgaagcaagaaaagactagatcacaaaataaacatactcaaaagatcttatcatctatctcgaagaatattcgatgaaaaggatattaagattggcaaagcatgataactaaacctatgcaacaagtgagaagcaacactcacattgtagcactggaaatcaagcatagctttgaattccatgaactgttttaaaaatgggttcgaggcccatggttgtaaaacatcggggttgaacatttatcatatatgaaatgtattttcatattccatttaatcttggtttagtattaaatgatgagtcccttcaaatttgacgatatattcaagatagacggTAAGGACCAGTcgtgtgactaagaaatgtctatcaagtgaacttgaatgtcaaaagttgaaaatggtccctggtcggagttttctataaagatggacacatagaaaacgttagacgactagaatgcaagatgactagtagttctgtttcttgaactatgtgggcatggcaatgtcgtaatcatttgcatagatacttactttgggaagactagtatcggacagacctatgaaactttactgtaaaagatgaaaatctgtcataagtaaatttcattaaaattattagacactaaatcctcaatacctgagtgatttgagattacttgtttgagaactggttactttgacgttgaccaaccgtcgcaccgtaaaaggaggctataaaggcaacactcaggtaatcacctatcaaacgaagtctaatctcaagatcgcaagattgggattgtcctcccataaattgggatgagatgctaaaaagttgtacaaggccactcggagagctagaaactgtaaaatgcatggccgtgctcagatgaatcataggctatgattatctgtttatttgatcagttgaactcttaaaccgagaaacacctctggacgtaataaggatgacaactcttaccttatgttcaagagaaagcatcgagcgacaaaggaattaggaaatgcacacttgtccctaaggacaagtgggagactgaaggaaataatgcccttggtccaagtatgtatataatgttaagtctaataaatgcggttcagtattaattaacaagttaataattcagtgagatcaagtgagttgaatgcctagctagaggccgcttcagttcaagtggaattaattatattaatccacagcttactattgactgaacccgtagggtcacacaaatagtacgtaaacggatcaagtatttaatagcattaaatactctatctatggatattcggaatcgacggatcttggtttcagtgggagctgagatcgtcacaagcaagaaatgaatactccggaaacgatgatattgccggaaacggaaatatggatcgtatcggaaatataaatattatccaagtcgtagatgttgccggaaacggaaacatggtacgtatcggaaaatattatcggaaatggaaatattgccggaatcggaaatattgccggaaacggaaatattatcagaatcggaaatattatcggaatcggaaaataattccggaaatggaaatattaaatatttgttcgaaacggaaattaattccggtatcggaaatattaaatattgttcgtaccggaaatgaattccggaaccgggaatttaatcggaagcgcatcgtacgaattagcatctgacgaggcttgctagacgaaggcccagcacgaagccaggcccacgcccagcaagccaagcgcccaaacacggagctgccacagcctggccaagcccagcgcaaggccaggcccagcaaggccataggcgcgcgcgggcttatgctcgtgtgggccgcaaggcctgcgcgggtgcgtgcgttcctcgtggtcgtgcaacactcgtgttcgtaacgaatcctaatcctattggaattcgtgcattgattaaatcctaatcctaatcctaaaagataaaatttattatttagagttctaataggattctaattaataaatccatatcctagtaggattataattcctttccataaactctataaatataggcctagggtcacatatttaatagACGATATTTGAAGTaatcaaaggtaagatttttaagcaaaaatcagccaaacacttgcaacccaaatagccgaaaatctaagtaaccttaagggcaattctagttggtcaagcttaaggcggatccggacgtgctgtggactatctacggagggacgacacttggagtcctaaagacttgttcttgttcggttcgggcacagctagggagggcacgctacaaagtgtatgcatctgaattatgctaaatgattatgtgcaaataatatgtttcctggctttatggtttttccgcatgatttatgtttattcatatgtatcataacctaacatcttacccctctataaataagtgaccATTTCGAGTGAATTTCCCCCTCATTTCTAGTGATCATTTGAGAGCAATAGgagaaggcgatttccggcgtctaACATCCACCAGGAGCCACTGTAGCGCCGCCACAATCCTCAAGGTCctgttcttgcagttcttcatcaAATTTCTTTGAAAGCTTTCTCTTCGATCCATCAGGTAACTCTCACCTTCGGaaaaatttgtttgttgattttggtcCTTCCTAGTTTCCTTTTCTTATTAATGATATGAGGACCACGTCAAAACTGAGGGCGGCGATCTGCCCTTTGGACGTCTTCACTTTCCAAGTAATGCGCCTCGTCTTGAGCTAAATCTTCAGCCTGTGCAGGGTATCATGGTGCGAATAGAAGATGATCCACAACTCGAAGGGGAATCTTCTTCTCCCATGGAGGAGGACGTCCCCTCAAACGAGCGCGTCGATGGTGCACCGGCGGGCCCTTCAGGTGGAGAAGAAGGTCACCTCCACCCTAGTGAGATCTTCCCACTTCAGCCGTGGCTGACTTTTCTCACTGCCAAGGGAGCGGATTATGGGGGGTCTCTAAATCTGGGTTCCGAGTACAAGTTCCGTATGCCGACTAGCatggactgcaccagctttGACTAGTGGAAGGGGAGTTTGCCGTGTATAGCTCTTTTTTGAAGCTCGGCATGAGATTTCCTCCTCACCCTTTTGTGGTGGAGTTGTTGGACGGCTTCAACATTGGTCTGAACCAGATGTCTCCCAACTCCTGGGCTGGCgtttttggctatattgccCGATGTGAGCTTGAGGGTATTACTCCCTCCTTCCCAGCATTCATGAGGATAGCCTCCATGTCTCAGGTTCACAAGTCCACCGAGGGTTGGCTGATTCTCACTTACAAGGGCGCTTATCGGACGGTGATGGGCAAGGCGTCCAAGTGGCAtcactggaggaagaagtgggtggtTATCAAAACCACCAACTTGGAGATGTGCGAGCGGATGAGACGTTGGACGCTTAGAACCAATTTTGTTGGAAAAAGCGGCTCCTTTCCTCCAGTTTCCCCCGCCCTCTGGAAACGGATCTCGTCCTTGTTCAAGGCCAAGCCGCTCATAGTTAAGGCCAAGACGACTTATatacccgaggggtggttgcctcattTGGATCAACTGGCCGATCCCGTTTTCCTCTCGGCCgtgggcttgtgtccgtatatgccgagaggtaatgtatATGTACCTTCAGATCTTTCGTTGTTTTATCAATGCTTTACTCTGCACTAACGTCTTTCTTTGTTTTTCAGACGAGGCTATGGAGAAACTGGATGATGCATCCAAAGGCCGGGTGGATATGCCGTCCTGGCTGGAAAAAGTACTTGACGCAAACACTTTTGAGGCTTTGCAGCGTTAGAAGGTGACTGAGCAAGCTGTCCCAGAGCAGGTGGTTCATCAACCTCCTACTGAGGAGAAGAAGGTATTGTTCAAGCCTTCCCAAACATGTGATTTCCTTCAATGTTTGCGACTTACGTGTCGTTGTTTCTTCAGAGTTCAAGGAAGGCGGCCTCGGACGCGGCACCTTCTTCCAAGCGCAGGGCTGGCGGCACAGGGAAACTCGTCTTCAAGTCAACAGCCTCGAAGGCGTCCAAGTTGTGCGCTGCGCCTCAGACTCCATCCGCTTTTCCTAGCTCTCAGAAAGCTGGAGCGGCGGTTGATCCTCTTGGGGGAATCGCTGAAGCCGTCCGCCAGAATATTCCTCTGAGGGCGGCGGAGAGGGCTAGGAATTCTGgtggtaagttttactccaacatcgtaaccacttgccgttcctcgtctagcagttctATAGTCTCTCCCAGAGATTTTAAGGTCCTTGTTTTTCCAATAGAAATACCCGACCCTCAGAAAGACATTGATGCTGAATTagatcagatcccttcttcaggcgggttTAACTCTTATGACCGGAGGTGGATAATGAGTCTGATGCGCAATGCTATTCCTCCCAAGTATGCTGAGACCCTTCCTTAGGCGGCCGAAAATCAGCTTGCCTCCATGCAGTCCTCGGCGCTGGATGTAAGCTTCATTAtgcatttattatttatatattatcattttcttctcttttttttaatactcTTGCGGATTTGTACAGATGTTTATCCTGCTGGACTCGCTAAAGAAGTGGCGCACTGCTTTGGTGCATGAAGAGGATCGACACCGTCTTCTGGCTAGTCAGTGCGGCGATCAGCATTTTGCCGAGCTGGAGAGACTTTGTTTTGACAGGCGGGAGGAAATCAACGCTGTGACCAAGTCCCTGACCTCCCAACGTGCTGAGAATACGCACCGTCGTAAACAGACCGATCAGAACTTTTCTCAAATTGGGGACCTTTCTGAGAAGATTAAGGAAAAGGAAgctgagttttctcgtcttGAGACTCAGTTTAAGGAGTTGGAGACACAGTTGGAGGCGGCTCGCAAGGAGGTGGCCACGTCAAAGAGTGTTCTCGACCAGTCGGTCGTGGTGGGTGAGAAGTCAACTCGAAGGGGCatggagcttgcatggaatgccGAATTTGGCAGTGAACGCCCCTTCAGCTGGTTTGAGAAGTTCCTCACCTACCAAgttgaggtggagaaggctcagAAGGAAGGACGCGCTCCTCCTGAGTTTGTTCCCAGTGATGATGATGAATGAGGGCTTCTAGGTGCCTTGTATTTATTTTAGGTTTGTTTTTGTGACGCCCTGCTTAGTGGCACTATTTGCATaattttgtaattatgactaattttttcgaatgactagGCGTCTTTTGAACGTTTTTGCTCTTAGCTTTTGTCGTTTCTGTTTATTTGTGATTGATTCTTCAATTATAGCTGACGCCCCTAAATAGAGACGTCAAATATTTGCCTTGGTCTTTTTGCCAAGGTCTTTAGCTACTTTATATAGCTGTTTGAGAAATGTGTgacccctgtgttctaggtgatcagcctagtgagggtgctaatctgggccacttcttaggcctttagaCAACTAGTCTTTAATTCTTGAGAGAATGTTAGTTTGCACTTCTCCAAGAGATTCGATAACGTATTTGTCATAAAGGTTTCACAACAAGGCCGGCTTGTAGGGAATTTTTCATTTAGTATTCATTAAAGCATGCTACATGGCGCGTCTATGGTTTGGACGTCTTTACAAAACATTCAATCAAGATAACATAAGTgttaatctagaaaaagtacttcttgaggttatctgcattccatgtacgcaaaatcggacgcccctgcatgtcttggatccggtatgttccgtctcgaacTTCCTCGTAAATCTCGTATGGACCCTCCCAAGTAGGagtgagtttcccttgttcattggcgcgtccgacAGCTTCCATCTTCCTAagcacaaaatctccaacttttAATATTCTTCTAGAGacccttttgttgtactccctAGTCATTCGGAGTTTGTATAGTTGCTGGCGCAGAGCCGCGTTTCCTCTTGTTTCTGGCAAGAAATCCAGTTCCgctttcatcatttcccaattggcgtCTTCATTAAATAACATGACGCGCAGAGTGggttcacacatttcaatgggtaggacggcCTCAGCTCCATAAGCTgacaagaatggtgtttctcctgtggagTTCTTTGCCGTGGTCCGCATAGACCATAagacattgggtaactcgtcggcccatagGCCCTTCGCTTtatcaagcttctttttcatcccttcagagatgattttgttgaatgcttctacctgtccgttagcttgggggcggcctactgatgcaaaacatgctgtgataccatgatcagccaaccaatcttccaatttgggcgtcttgaattgtggcccgTTGTCAAAGACAATGGACTGAGGCACGCCgaatcttgtgatgatgtttttccagatgaatgctctcacatcttgAGCCTTAGTGTTTTTCAAagcttcagcttctacccatttggtgaaatagtcgacggCAACTATCACATAACGCAGTCCACCTGGTGCCGTCGTGTAAGGgcctaataagtccatcccccatttggcaaatGGTATAGGTCTGGTGATTGGTGTCAGTCTCTGTGCTGGCCGTCGAATTAGATGAGCAAAATCGTTGACATTTATCGCACCGCTTAACCAAGTCAAGAGCatcttctttgagagtgggccaatagtatccagttCTTAGAGCTTTTTCTGCCAGGGCCCTCCTTCCTATGTgagagctgcata
This genomic stretch from Spinacia oleracea cultivar Varoflay chromosome 3, BTI_SOV_V1, whole genome shotgun sequence harbors:
- the LOC130470008 gene encoding uncharacterized protein — encoded protein: MKKKLDKAKGLWADELPNVLWSMRTTAKNSTGETPFLSAYGAEAVLPIEMCEPTLRVMLFNEDANWEMMKAELDFLPETRGNAALRQQLYKLRMTREYNKRVSRRILKVGDFVLRKMEAVGRANEQGKLTPTWEGPYEIYEETSKP